Proteins encoded together in one Marispirochaeta sp. window:
- a CDS encoding NAD(P)-binding domain-containing protein, with the protein MTKAISRELSSKVVLIGAGPIGIEVASGLKRAGVDYLQLEKGPPASTIYSWPRHARFFSSPERVAIAGIPFSSPDQEQPTREDYLAYLRGVVEILGLEILSYYRVTGISGEKGSFVVQAESLKDTLSIRCEEIILAIGDMGEVNRLGIPGEDLPHVSHILEDPHLYFGSRLLIVGGRNSALEAALRCFRSGVRVSLSYRRREFDRERVNSRLHLELSILTGKGIIPFYPETVPSKITEEGVELAGSGGDGKIFIPSDFVLLATGYHADLSLFKDLGIPMDGEGVPLYSKETMECAVEGVFLAGTAVSGARQRYKDFIGTSHHHAARIVKALSGMDVPVGTIASRCYSFSTGDIEAD; encoded by the coding sequence ATGACAAAGGCCATAAGTAGAGAGCTTTCCAGCAAGGTTGTTCTTATCGGCGCGGGGCCCATCGGAATCGAGGTGGCCTCAGGCTTAAAGCGGGCGGGTGTTGATTATCTGCAGCTGGAAAAAGGGCCGCCGGCATCAACAATCTACAGCTGGCCCCGGCACGCACGCTTTTTCAGCTCCCCGGAAAGGGTTGCCATTGCCGGAATCCCCTTCAGCTCGCCGGATCAGGAACAGCCGACCCGGGAGGACTACCTTGCCTACTTGCGGGGAGTGGTTGAGATTCTGGGGCTGGAGATTCTCAGTTATTACAGGGTGACCGGAATCAGCGGGGAAAAAGGAAGCTTTGTTGTTCAGGCCGAATCTCTTAAGGATACGCTGTCCATAAGATGTGAAGAAATAATCCTGGCTATCGGAGATATGGGAGAGGTTAACCGCCTTGGAATCCCCGGAGAGGATCTGCCCCATGTGTCACATATCCTTGAAGACCCTCATCTCTACTTCGGCAGCCGGCTTTTGATTGTGGGGGGCAGGAACTCCGCCCTGGAGGCGGCGTTGCGCTGCTTTCGCTCAGGGGTCCGGGTCTCTTTAAGTTACCGCCGCAGGGAATTCGACCGGGAACGGGTTAATTCCCGGCTCCATCTGGAGCTGTCAATTCTAACCGGCAAGGGAATCATTCCGTTCTATCCGGAAACCGTTCCCTCAAAAATTACCGAAGAGGGAGTCGAGCTTGCCGGCAGCGGCGGCGACGGTAAGATTTTTATTCCCTCAGATTTTGTGCTCCTGGCTACCGGCTATCATGCCGATTTGAGTCTTTTCAAGGACCTGGGGATTCCCATGGACGGAGAGGGTGTGCCGCTCTACAGCAAGGAAACCATGGAATGTGCTGTGGAAGGAGTCTTCCTGGCAGGAACGGCGGTTTCCGGGGCCCGGCAGCGGTATAAGGACTTTATCGGCACCAGTCATCACCACGCAGCGCGGATTGTAAAGGCCTTAAGCGGAATGGATGTTCCCGTGGGGACCATAGCATCCCGTTGCTACAGTTTCTCTACAGGGGACATCGAGGCGGATTAG
- a CDS encoding TSUP family transporter produces the protein MDHLTVFQVLLLVAGGFFAGFVDSIAGGGGIITLPLFLSAGIPPHMTLGTNKLQASFGSLTASLRYRHSGLISFRTLKTGIFFTFLGAALGTAAIQRIPADFLNMVLPVLLLGVFLYTLLSPRMGELDVEARMPVFSFYIIFGLATGFYDGFFGPGTGSFWTIALATLLGMNLKRATATTKVMNFTSNIVSLSVFILGGNVIFLLGILMGLGQLSGAWLGTHLVVKNGTRFVRTIFLIVVAATIANLLVRRFIQG, from the coding sequence GTGGATCATCTGACGGTTTTTCAAGTCCTTCTCTTAGTCGCCGGCGGGTTTTTTGCCGGCTTCGTTGATTCCATCGCAGGCGGGGGCGGAATCATTACCCTGCCCCTTTTTCTTTCCGCCGGAATCCCGCCCCACATGACTCTGGGGACAAACAAGCTCCAGGCTTCCTTCGGCAGTCTTACCGCCTCGCTCCGCTACCGGCACAGCGGGCTAATCTCGTTCCGTACGCTGAAAACAGGCATTTTCTTTACCTTCCTGGGGGCCGCTTTGGGCACGGCTGCTATCCAGAGGATCCCCGCGGATTTTCTGAACATGGTTCTGCCGGTTCTGCTACTGGGTGTTTTTCTCTATACCCTGCTGAGCCCCCGGATGGGGGAACTGGACGTGGAGGCCCGGATGCCGGTCTTCAGCTTCTATATTATCTTTGGCCTTGCCACCGGTTTCTATGACGGCTTCTTCGGTCCCGGTACCGGTTCCTTCTGGACCATTGCCCTGGCAACATTACTGGGCATGAACCTGAAGCGGGCAACCGCCACGACCAAGGTTATGAACTTTACCAGCAACATCGTAAGCCTGTCGGTATTCATCCTGGGGGGCAATGTCATATTTCTTCTGGGAATACTTATGGGGCTGGGACAGTTATCCGGGGCATGGCTGGGAACACACCTGGTAGTAAAAAACGGAACCCGTTTTGTCAGGACTATCTTTCTGATTGTTGTCGCCGCGACGATCGCCAACCTTCTTGTCCGCCGCTTTATCCAGGGCTAA
- a CDS encoding HDOD domain-containing protein: MALDIRRVIESIEKYEPVDLTAYKVPSSSIAGIGKILELYLRKIKLQKYYFQFFYAVRELVENAKKANLKRVYFKQNNLDLNNPDHYQQGMQKFKDEVYSKISEYENLLKESGLYVRTTFEVDETHFYITITNNVHISSAEEARINDRLSRSQSFTSVEEAFQTVLDSSEGAGLGIVMLVLMLRKIGLDHNAFSIQGVNGTTMARVRIPRHDLVIQRLSDLTGRISEELERIPQFPEHIQALQRLIADPEVDFGRIERTISMDPGLAAEILRMVNSAAFGIHRRVKTISEAVSLMGLKGIRDMITACGTVKLMVDRYGEMQKLWNHCYRVAVYASVIARRYSLRKIYEVVYSSSLLHDLGRVLVDFLSPDLFDKLRRFSVEKNIPPEEFELFVIGTHHAEVGALMAERWEYPEAITETIRHHHTPDACREKYKELVQTVYLANFLDDWDRGRAVPDHLSPEVMNRFSLHNTDTLQALLLDLKKQFKRIAESQN, from the coding sequence ATGGCCCTGGATATCCGAAGAGTAATCGAATCTATTGAAAAATACGAACCCGTTGATCTTACCGCGTACAAGGTTCCTTCATCATCGATCGCGGGGATCGGGAAAATTCTTGAACTGTACCTTCGAAAAATCAAGCTGCAAAAGTATTACTTTCAGTTCTTCTACGCCGTCCGGGAGTTGGTAGAAAACGCGAAAAAGGCAAATCTTAAAAGGGTTTACTTCAAGCAGAATAATCTGGATCTGAACAACCCGGACCACTACCAGCAGGGGATGCAGAAGTTCAAGGATGAAGTCTATTCAAAAATCAGCGAATACGAGAACCTTTTAAAGGAGTCGGGACTCTATGTCAGGACCACCTTTGAGGTTGATGAGACCCATTTTTATATAACCATCACCAATAATGTGCATATTTCCTCTGCAGAGGAGGCACGGATCAATGACCGGCTCTCCCGCTCCCAGAGTTTTACAAGCGTCGAGGAGGCCTTCCAGACGGTACTGGATTCCAGTGAGGGCGCGGGGCTGGGGATTGTCATGCTGGTACTGATGCTGCGGAAAATCGGCCTTGACCATAATGCTTTTTCCATACAGGGAGTCAACGGGACCACCATGGCCAGGGTACGTATTCCCCGGCATGACCTTGTAATCCAGCGGCTTTCCGACCTTACCGGGCGCATCAGCGAGGAGCTGGAGCGGATTCCTCAATTCCCTGAGCACATCCAGGCCCTGCAGCGCCTGATAGCCGACCCGGAGGTAGATTTTGGCAGGATTGAGAGAACCATCAGCATGGACCCGGGCCTGGCAGCTGAAATATTACGAATGGTTAACTCCGCCGCCTTCGGCATACACCGCCGGGTTAAAACCATCTCCGAAGCGGTTTCGCTGATGGGGCTTAAGGGAATCCGCGATATGATTACCGCCTGCGGAACAGTCAAGCTGATGGTGGACCGCTACGGAGAAATGCAGAAACTCTGGAACCATTGCTACAGAGTGGCGGTTTATGCATCCGTAATAGCCCGCCGATATTCATTGCGTAAAATATACGAAGTGGTCTATTCATCCAGCCTGCTTCACGATCTGGGAAGGGTTCTTGTCGATTTTTTAAGCCCCGACCTCTTTGACAAACTGCGGCGTTTCAGCGTGGAAAAGAATATACCCCCGGAGGAGTTCGAGCTGTTTGTAATTGGCACCCATCATGCAGAGGTGGGTGCCCTTATGGCTGAACGCTGGGAGTATCCCGAGGCAATCACCGAGACCATCCGGCACCACCACACTCCGGATGCCTGTCGGGAAAAATACAAAGAACTTGTACAAACCGTCTACCTTGCCAATTTCCTTGATGATTGGGACCGTGGCCGCGCCGTGCCGGACCACCTTTCTCCTGAGGTAATGAACCGTTTCTCCCTGCACAATACGGATACCCTGCAGGCTTTGCTGCTGGACCTTAAAAAACAGTTCAAACGGATAGCGGAATCGCAGAATTGA
- the ilvY gene encoding HTH-type transcriptional activator IlvY, with protein MDIYEMRFFLAAAETLHFGRASQMCNISPSALSRGIQRIEEEIGEVLFLRDRRGVQLTEAGRRFREYARNSIEGLEELKRSINSSELTGEIRLYCSVTACYSVLPSILSRFREAYPGISIKLHTGAAADAVETVNSGDVDLAVIARPDTPPPGLLFQELTTTPLVFVAPRQEWHYAASLEKEPVPWSEIPMIFPERGLMRKRVLRWFRERGETPKVYAEVAGNEAILALVSLNCGVGIVPRLVVEKSPVARKIRVLKVLPPLEPYSVGMCVKKGALQSPTLSAFWSLGRTKE; from the coding sequence ATGGATATATATGAGATGCGATTTTTCCTCGCCGCAGCCGAGACCCTCCACTTTGGCAGGGCAAGTCAGATGTGCAATATAAGTCCCTCCGCCTTAAGCAGGGGGATTCAGCGTATAGAAGAGGAGATAGGCGAAGTTCTTTTTCTCCGGGACCGCAGGGGGGTGCAGCTGACGGAAGCCGGCCGGCGCTTTCGTGAATATGCCCGTAATTCGATTGAAGGTCTGGAGGAGCTGAAACGGAGCATCAACTCCTCTGAACTGACCGGAGAAATCCGTCTCTACTGCTCCGTAACCGCCTGTTACTCCGTGCTGCCCTCGATTCTGTCCCGTTTCAGGGAGGCCTATCCGGGAATAAGCATCAAGCTGCACACCGGGGCGGCCGCTGATGCAGTGGAGACCGTCAATTCCGGGGACGTCGACCTGGCGGTTATTGCCAGACCCGACACTCCGCCTCCGGGACTCCTGTTTCAGGAACTGACCACTACTCCCCTGGTCTTTGTTGCTCCCCGGCAGGAATGGCACTATGCCGCATCCCTGGAAAAGGAGCCTGTCCCCTGGTCCGAGATTCCCATGATTTTCCCGGAGCGTGGGCTTATGCGGAAACGGGTTCTACGCTGGTTTCGGGAGAGGGGCGAGACTCCGAAGGTCTACGCCGAGGTGGCAGGAAACGAAGCGATACTGGCCCTGGTTTCACTCAACTGCGGTGTAGGGATTGTTCCCCGGCTTGTGGTGGAAAAGAGCCCTGTTGCGCGCAAGATTAGGGTTCTGAAGGTCCTGCCTCCCCTGGAACCCTATTCCGTCGGAATGTGTGTTAAAAAAGGCGCACTGCAATCACCGACCTTGAGTGCTTTCTGGAGCCTCGGCAGAACAAAGGAATAA
- a CDS encoding fumarylacetoacetate hydrolase family protein, producing MPIVLPIADSRESYTINPGKIIAVGLNYVDHVKESNIYDTRELDVPKEPVIFAKTPNVLIGPGEEIVIPAFLKEYNFPELRVDYEAELAVIIGRGGKNIPEDSALDHVFGFTCFNDVSARNIQKTDTSGWFRGKSLDTFGPIGPVVVPREKIADIQNLTVQCRLNGKVMQKASTSQMIFPVARLISYISRNMSLQEGDIIATGTPSGVGPIKQGDIVEIDIEGIGILKNPVVEE from the coding sequence ATGCCGATAGTACTGCCGATTGCAGACAGCCGGGAGAGTTACACGATTAATCCCGGCAAGATCATTGCTGTTGGACTCAACTATGTGGACCATGTAAAAGAGAGCAACATCTACGATACCAGGGAACTGGATGTTCCAAAGGAACCGGTTATCTTTGCCAAAACCCCGAACGTGCTCATCGGGCCGGGAGAAGAGATAGTAATCCCAGCCTTTCTGAAGGAGTATAATTTCCCCGAACTCAGGGTCGATTACGAAGCCGAACTGGCGGTTATTATCGGCAGGGGGGGCAAGAATATTCCTGAAGATTCGGCCCTGGACCACGTTTTCGGTTTTACCTGTTTCAACGACGTCTCCGCCAGAAACATCCAGAAAACCGACACCTCCGGCTGGTTCCGGGGAAAATCCCTGGATACCTTCGGCCCTATCGGTCCGGTAGTTGTTCCCAGAGAAAAGATAGCGGATATTCAGAATCTCACCGTCCAGTGCCGCCTGAACGGCAAAGTTATGCAGAAGGCATCTACCTCGCAGATGATCTTTCCCGTTGCCCGCTTGATCAGCTACATCAGCCGCAATATGAGCCTTCAGGAGGGCGACATCATTGCCACAGGGACCCCTTCCGGCGTGGGCCCCATAAAACAGGGAGATATCGTGGAGATCGATATAGAGGGAATCGGGATTCTGAAAAATCCGGTTGTGGAGGAATAA